A stretch of DNA from Halorubrum sp. BOL3-1:
CGCGGTCGAACAGCAGGTACACGAACACCTCGCTGCCCATCGGCTCGATGACGTCGACGACCGCGTCGAACGCCTTCGTCGGCGAGTCAGCCTCCTCGGCGTCGCGCTTCAGGTAGATGTCCTCGGGACGAACCCCGGCCGTCACGCCCTGCCCGGGCCGGACGCCGTGCGTCGCGGGATCGAAGTCGACGTTCGTGTACCGCGACTCGAACCCGCCGTCGACGACCTCGCCCTCTAAGAAGTTCATCGCCGGCGATCCGATGAACCCGGCGACGAACCGGTTCGCCGGCTCGTTGTAGCACTCTAGCGGCGGCGCGACCTGCTGGAGCACGCCCCCGTCCATCACCGCGATGCGGTCCGACATGGTCATCGCCTGCGCCTGGTCGTGGGTGACGTAGACGATCGTCGTGTCGAGTTCGCGGTGGAGCCGCTGGAGCTGGGTGCGCATGTGGACCTTCAGCTCCGCGTCGAGGTTCGCCAGCGGCTCGTCCATCAGGAACGCGTCCGGGTTGCGCACGATCGCCCGCGCGATCGCGACGCGCTGGCGCTGCCCGCCGGACATCTCGCTGGGCATCCGGTCCATCATGCCCTCCAGCTGGACGATATCGGCCGCCTCCTCGACGCGGCGGTCGACCTCCTCCTGGTCGTACTTCCGGAGCCGGAGCCCGAAGGAGACGTTGTCGTACACGTCCATGTGCGGGAACAGCGCGATGTTCTGGAACACCATGGAGATCCCCCGGTCTTTCGGCGGGAGGTTCGTCACCCCGCGGTCGCCGATCTCGATGGTCCCCTCGGTGGGGAGCGTGAGCCCGGCGATCGTCTCCATCGTGGTCGACTTCCCGCACCCGGAGGGACCGACGAAAGTGACGAACTCCCCGTCGTTGATATCCAGGTTCATGTCCTCGACCGCCGTTACGTCTTCGTACCGTTTCGTGACGCCTGATAGTGTGACTGATGCCATGGTTACTCCTTGA
This window harbors:
- a CDS encoding ABC transporter ATP-binding protein, giving the protein MASVTLSGVTKRYEDVTAVEDMNLDINDGEFVTFVGPSGCGKSTTMETIAGLTLPTEGTIEIGDRGVTNLPPKDRGISMVFQNIALFPHMDVYDNVSFGLRLRKYDQEEVDRRVEEAADIVQLEGMMDRMPSEMSGGQRQRVAIARAIVRNPDAFLMDEPLANLDAELKVHMRTQLQRLHRELDTTIVYVTHDQAQAMTMSDRIAVMDGGVLQQVAPPLECYNEPANRFVAGFIGSPAMNFLEGEVVDGGFESRYTNVDFDPATHGVRPGQGVTAGVRPEDIYLKRDAEEADSPTKAFDAVVDVIEPMGSEVFVYLLFDRDVETSAEGRGEGQLLINLDPDTEVSEGDDISVVMDHGKTHLFDRDTGDAITHSLE